In the genome of Streptomyces sp. 846.5, the window CCTTCGCCGACCCCGAGCTGCGCGCCGCCGCCCACCGCAACGGTCTGGCCATGGACGGGCACACGCCCATCCTGGCCGTCGGCGGCCGGGCCGACCTGGCGGTCCGCGCCGCGGACGGCAGCTGCCTGGCCACGGTCCTCGGCGGGCGACTCGTCCACCGCCGTGCCTGAGCAGGACGTCGGTGGGTGAACAATGGGGTCCGTGACCCGAGCCTCTCTGGACAAGCAGCCGCACGAAGTCGCCTCGATGTTCGACGACGTCGCGGCCAAGTACGACATCACCAACGATGTGCTCTCGCTGGGCCAGACCCGGCTCTGGCGCAAGGCCGTCGCCCGTGCGGTGGACGCCAGGCCGGGCGAGCGGGTGCTCGACCTCGCCGCCGGGACGGCGACCTCGTCGCTGCCCTTCGCCGAGGCCGGCGCGACCGTCGTGCCCTGCGACTTCTCGCTCGGGATGCTGCGGGAGGGCAAGCGCCGCCACCCCGAACTGCCGCTCACCGCCGGCGACGCCACCCGGCTGCCCTTCGCCGACGGCGTGTTCGACGCCGCCACCATCTCCTTCGGGCTGCGCAACGTCCAGGACACCGACGCCGCCCTGCGCGAGCTGCTGCGCGTCACCAGGCCCGGCGGCCGGGTCGTCATCTGTGAGTTCAGCCACCCCGTCTGGGCGCCGTTCCGCACCGTCTACTCGGAGTACCTGATGCGCGCGCTGCCGCCGGTGGCGACCGCCGTCAGCAGCAACCCCGACGCCTACGTCTACCTCGCCGACTCCATCCGCGCCTGGCCCGACCAGCCCGCGCTCGCCGCCCGGCTGCAGGCGGCGGGTTGGTCCAAGGTCGCCTGGCGCAACCTGACCGGCGGCATCGTGGCCCTGCACCGGGGGATCCGGGGCTGAGCCGAGGACTTCGGCTGCGGACCGTGGACGGCTTGGCGCGCAGTTCCCGCGCCCCCGGTGAGTGCAACCGGCCCGGTCGCAGACCCGTGCCGTTCGCAGGCAGGGCCGTCAGCCGTTGTGCGCCGAGCCCTCCGGCCAGACGCGGTGGACGTAGGTGCCCTGCGCCTCGGCGCGGGCGACCGCCTCGGAGATCCAGCCGTCCTGGCCGCCGTCCCAGACCACGACGATTTCCTCGACCAGGCCGAGCAGGGCGTCGATCGGATCGACCCCCGGGGCCAGCCGGTGCACGGCGCGGGCCTGGCGCAGCAGGGGTGAGGGAGCCGGGGTGCCGAGCACCTCCAGGGTGCCGCCGTGCTCCAGGACGGCGGCGGCGAACCAGCTCTCCGGTCCCGGGCCCAACGGGCTGACGCCGACCAGGCCGTAGGTCTGGTACCCGGTCACCAGCTTCCACAGCTCGCCGCGGACCAGCATCTCGGTGATCTCCGAGAGGTCCGTGTGCCCGATGACGCCGATGTTCATGGCCAGCCCCGCCCGCCCCTGGTGATGTGGTTGTGTGGTCGTGGATCCGGATCAGCCTAGGTGATCAGACATAGACTGCGGAGTGGCCCGACGCGGGTCCGAACCAGCGAAGACGTCCGACGAGAGCAGGCAGGAGTCCCCGGTGTCGCAGTCGACCCAGCAGACCCAGCAGACCGCGCAGAGCGCAGCCGTCGAGGCCGAGGCCGATGTGATCGTCGTCGGAGCCGGTCCCGCGGGCTCGACCACGGCCTATCACCTGGCCCGGGCCGGCCTGGAGGTGCTGCTGCTGGAGAAGGCGCAGTTCCCGCGGGAGAAGGTCTGCGGGGACGGGCTGACCCCGCGCGCAGTCAAGCAGTTGGTGGACATGGGGATCGACATCTCCGAGGAGGCCGGCTGGCTGCGCAACAAGGGCCTGCGGATCATCGGCGGTGGGGTGCGCCTCGAACTGGACTGGCCGGAGCTGGCGAGCTTCCCCGACTACGGGCTGGTCCGCAAGCGCGCCGACTTCGACGAACTGCTGGCCTCCCAGGCGGAGAAGGCCGGGGCCAAGCTGCACCAGCTGTGCAACGTCACCGGCCCGGTCGTCGACCCGAGGACCGGCCGGATCACCGGAGTGACGGCGAAGCTGGGGGAAGAGAAGCGCGAGGTCGTCTTCAAGGCCCCGCTGGTGGTCGCCGCCGACGGCAACTCCACCCGGCTCTCCCTGGCCATGGGCCTGCACCGGCGCGAGGACCGCCCGATGGGCGTCGCCTACCGCACCTACTTCAACTCCCCGCGCAGCGAGGACGACTACCTGGAGTCCTGGCTGGAGCTGTGGGACCGCAGGTCCGGGCAGGAGAAGCTGCTCCCCGGCTACGGCTGGATCTTCGGCATGGGCGACGGCACCAGCAACGTGGGCCTGGGCCTGCTGAACACCACCAAGTCCTTCAAGGACATCGACTACCGCGAGCTGCTCAAGGTGTGGTGCGCGGGCATGCCCGAGGAGTGGGGCTACACCCCCGAGAACATGACCGAGCCGATCCGCGGCGCGGCCCTGCCCATGGCCTTCAACCGCCAGCCGCACTACACCCGCGGCTTCCTGCTGGTCGGCGACGCGGGCGGGATGGTCAACCCCTTCAACGGCGAGGGCATCGCCTATGCGATGGAGTCCGGCCAGATCGCGGCCGGCGTCATCGTCCAGGCCCTGGCCCGGCAGACCGACCTCGGCCGGGAGCGGGCGCTGGAGGCGTACCCGACCATCCTCAAGGACATCTACGGCGGCTACTACTCGCTCGGCCGCGGCTTCGTGAAGGCCATCGGCAACCCCCTGGTGATGCGGATGGCGGCCCAGCACGGCCTGACCCACCCGCTGCTGATGAAGTTCGTCCTGAAGCTCCTGGCCAACCTCACCGACCCCCAGGGCGGCGACGCGATGGACCGGATCATCAACGGGCTGGCGAAGGTGACGCCGAGGGCGTAGGGGGTCGGGGAGGCGGGGCCGCACCGCCGGCTGGCGGCAACGGTGGCGCCATGTAAGCCACCCGCAGTTGCCGCATCACGCAGCGTCGCCGTTCGGCCTCCCCGGTGCTGCTGGGCCCCTCGCCGTCGCTGCTCGCCGGGCCCTCGTCAACGCGTCGCCTGCCTCGCCACCCTCCCGGGGCCGCGAGCAATAACACGTGCGCCTGCAAGTGGCAAAAGTTGCGATGGAAGCACTTTTTCTGATAGACGACACGGCCTCCAACCTGCAGTGATGCCCCATCAGTTGGCGCTTTGTGAATGCATGCACACGGTGAGTGGCCGATTTTACGCGCCTGTAACCTCATGATCGTTCATTGGGTGGCGTAGATCACATTGAAGGTGCTTACCCCCGTGTCGCAGATCACACATGAACGGGCATAGGATGCAGCCGTCTTGGGGGCTTGTGAACTGCCTCACATGAGCTGATCAAGCTCCCGAGCTGTACGGACACTCAGCCACCGACATGGACGTCGGCTCGGACTGACGCCTGGGAGGTCGTTCGGTATGAACGCATATGCGCCGATTCTGGTACTTGGCGCCCTCGCGGCTGCCTTCGCGATCGGCTCCGTGGCGATGGCCGCGCTGACCGGTCCGAAGCGGTACAACCGCGCCAAATTGGACGCCTACGAGTGCGGTATCGAGCCGACGCCGCAGCCGGTGGGCGGCGGGCGGTTCCCGATCAAGTACTACCTGACGGCGATGCTCTTCATCGTCTTCGACATCGAGATCGTCTTCCTCTACCCGTGGGCGGTCTCCTTCGACTCGTTGGGGATCTTCGGCCTGGTGGAGATGGTGCTGTTCATCGCCACGGTCTTTGTCGCCTATGCGTACGTCTGGCGGCGCGGGGGCCTGGAGTGGGACTGATCGCACGGCACAGGCCAGGACGCGAAGGCCCAGGACGCCGTATGCAGTCGAACCGGACGAGCTGAGAGGACACCAGATGGGTATCGAGGAGAAGCTGCCCAGCGGCTTCCTGCTCACCTCGGTCGAGCAGGCCGCCGGATGGGTGCGGAAGAGTTCGCTCTTCCCGGCCACCTTCGGGCTGGCCTGCTGCGCCATCGAGATGATGACGACCGGCGCCGGCCGCTACGACCTGGCGCGGTTCGGCATGGAGGTCTTCCGCGGGTCGCCGCGCCAGGCCGATCTGATGATCGTGGCGGGCCGGGTCAGCCAGAAGATGGCGCCGGTGGTCCGCCAGGTCTACGACCAGATGGCGAATCCCAAGTGGGTGATCTCGATGGGGGTCTGCGCCTCCTCGGGCGGGATGTTCAACAACTACGCGATCGTCCAGGGCGTCGACCACGTCATCCCCGTGGACATCTACCTGCCCGGCTGTCCGCCGCGGCCGGAGATGCTGATGGACGCGATCCTCAAGCTGCACGAGCAGATCCGCCACGAGAAGCTCGGCGCGCAGCGCGTCAAGGCGGACGACGAGGCGGAGGAGCAGGCGCTGCAGGCGGTCCCGACGATCGAGATGAAGGGGCTGCTGCGGTGAGTGACGGCACCGAGAAGAGCACTGCCGCGGAAGCGGAAGCCGCGGAGAGCGGCGTCCCGACGCCGCGCGCCGGTGCGACGGAGCTGGAGGTCGTCGGCGTCCGGCACGGGATGTTCGGCGGGTCGAACCCCAGCGAGCATGCCGGGGTCGGCGGCAACAGCGGGGACACCTCGGGCTACGGCCGGCTGGTCCGGCCGATCGTGCTGCCCGGGGCTTCGCCCCGGCCGTACGGGCACGGCTGGTTCGACGAGTGCGCCGACGAGCTGGAGGGCGCGCTGGAGGAGCAGGGCCTGGACGTGGGCGCGGTGATCGACAAGACGGTCGTGGACCGGGGCGAGATCACCTTCCATGTCGAGCGGGAGTTCCTGCCGCAGGTGATGAAGACCCTGCGGGACGACCCGGCCCTGCGCTTCGAGCTGTGCACCGGTGTCAGCGGGGTGCACTACCCCGGCGACCGTGGGCGCGAGCTGCACGCGGTCTACCACCTGCGCTCGATCACCCACAACCGGCTGATCCGGGTGGAGACCTCGGCGCCGGACGACGACCCGGTGATCCCCTCCACCGTCGCCGTCTATCCCACCAACGACTGGCACGAGCGGGAGACGTACGACTTCTTCGGCATCGTCTTCGAGGGCCATCCGGCGCTCACCCGGATCATGATGCCGGACGACTGGCTGGGCCACCCGCAGCGCAAGGACTATCCGCTCGGCGGCATCCCCGTCGAGTACAAGGGCGCGCAGATCCCGGCTCCCGACCAGCGGAGGTCGTACAACTGATGGAGAGTCAGACTCAACAGCAGCCGGAGGCCCCGGGGCGGGAGACGACCGAAGGGCGCGTCTACACCGTCACCGGCGGGGACTGGGACGAGATCGTCACGGCGGCGGCCAAGGCCGACGACGAGCGGATCATCGTCAACATGGGTCCGCAGCACCCCTCCACCCACGGGGTGCTGCGGCTGATCCTGGAGATCGACGGCGAGACCGTCACCGAGGCCAGGTGCGGGATCGGCTATCTGCACACCGGCATCGAGAAGAACATGGAGTTCAGGAACTGGACCCAGGGCACGACCTTCGTGACCCGGATGGACTACCTGACACCGCTGTTCAACGAGACCGCCTACTGCCTCGCGGTGGAGCGGCTGCTCGGGATCACCGACGACATCCCGGAGCGGGCCACCGTGATCCGGGTGCTGATGATGGAGCTCAACCGGATCTCCTCGCACCTGGTCTGCCTGGCCACCGGCGGGATGGAGATCGGCTCCACCACCCTGATGATCTACGGGTTCCGCGACCGGGAGATCATCCTCGACATCTTCGAGCTGGTCACCGGGCTGCGGATGAACCACGCCTACGTCCGCCCCGGCGGCCTGGCGCAGGACCTGCCGCCCGGCGCGCTTGACCAGATCCGCGAGGGCATCAAGACCCTGCGCGGCCGGATGCACGAGTACGACAAGCTGGCCACCAACAACCCGGTGTTCAAGGCCCGGCTGGTGGACGTCGGCTATCTGGACCTGGCCGGCTGCATGGCGCTGGGGGCCACCGGTCCCATCCTGCGCTCCACCGGACTGCCGCACGACCTGCGCAAGTCCCAGCCCTACTGCGGCTACGAGCAGTACGACTTCGACGTGCCGACCGCCGACACCTGCGACTCCTACGGCCGGTTCCTGATCCGGCTCGCGGAGATGGAGCAGTCGCTGCGGATCGTCGAGCAGTGCCTGGACCGGCTGCGCGGCGGACCGGGGCGGGTCATGGTCGAGGACAA includes:
- a CDS encoding demethylmenaquinone methyltransferase, producing the protein MTRASLDKQPHEVASMFDDVAAKYDITNDVLSLGQTRLWRKAVARAVDARPGERVLDLAAGTATSSLPFAEAGATVVPCDFSLGMLREGKRRHPELPLTAGDATRLPFADGVFDAATISFGLRNVQDTDAALRELLRVTRPGGRVVICEFSHPVWAPFRTVYSEYLMRALPPVATAVSSNPDAYVYLADSIRAWPDQPALAARLQAAGWSKVAWRNLTGGIVALHRGIRG
- a CDS encoding geranylgeranyl reductase family protein encodes the protein MSQSTQQTQQTAQSAAVEAEADVIVVGAGPAGSTTAYHLARAGLEVLLLEKAQFPREKVCGDGLTPRAVKQLVDMGIDISEEAGWLRNKGLRIIGGGVRLELDWPELASFPDYGLVRKRADFDELLASQAEKAGAKLHQLCNVTGPVVDPRTGRITGVTAKLGEEKREVVFKAPLVVAADGNSTRLSLAMGLHRREDRPMGVAYRTYFNSPRSEDDYLESWLELWDRRSGQEKLLPGYGWIFGMGDGTSNVGLGLLNTTKSFKDIDYRELLKVWCAGMPEEWGYTPENMTEPIRGAALPMAFNRQPHYTRGFLLVGDAGGMVNPFNGEGIAYAMESGQIAAGVIVQALARQTDLGRERALEAYPTILKDIYGGYYSLGRGFVKAIGNPLVMRMAAQHGLTHPLLMKFVLKLLANLTDPQGGDAMDRIINGLAKVTPRA
- a CDS encoding NADH-quinone oxidoreductase subunit A — protein: MNAYAPILVLGALAAAFAIGSVAMAALTGPKRYNRAKLDAYECGIEPTPQPVGGGRFPIKYYLTAMLFIVFDIEIVFLYPWAVSFDSLGIFGLVEMVLFIATVFVAYAYVWRRGGLEWD
- a CDS encoding NADH-quinone oxidoreductase subunit B, whose product is MGIEEKLPSGFLLTSVEQAAGWVRKSSLFPATFGLACCAIEMMTTGAGRYDLARFGMEVFRGSPRQADLMIVAGRVSQKMAPVVRQVYDQMANPKWVISMGVCASSGGMFNNYAIVQGVDHVIPVDIYLPGCPPRPEMLMDAILKLHEQIRHEKLGAQRVKADDEAEEQALQAVPTIEMKGLLR
- a CDS encoding NADH-quinone oxidoreductase subunit C, with the protein product MSDGTEKSTAAEAEAAESGVPTPRAGATELEVVGVRHGMFGGSNPSEHAGVGGNSGDTSGYGRLVRPIVLPGASPRPYGHGWFDECADELEGALEEQGLDVGAVIDKTVVDRGEITFHVEREFLPQVMKTLRDDPALRFELCTGVSGVHYPGDRGRELHAVYHLRSITHNRLIRVETSAPDDDPVIPSTVAVYPTNDWHERETYDFFGIVFEGHPALTRIMMPDDWLGHPQRKDYPLGGIPVEYKGAQIPAPDQRRSYN
- a CDS encoding NADH-quinone oxidoreductase subunit D; amino-acid sequence: MESQTQQQPEAPGRETTEGRVYTVTGGDWDEIVTAAAKADDERIIVNMGPQHPSTHGVLRLILEIDGETVTEARCGIGYLHTGIEKNMEFRNWTQGTTFVTRMDYLTPLFNETAYCLAVERLLGITDDIPERATVIRVLMMELNRISSHLVCLATGGMEIGSTTLMIYGFRDREIILDIFELVTGLRMNHAYVRPGGLAQDLPPGALDQIREGIKTLRGRMHEYDKLATNNPVFKARLVDVGYLDLAGCMALGATGPILRSTGLPHDLRKSQPYCGYEQYDFDVPTADTCDSYGRFLIRLAEMEQSLRIVEQCLDRLRGGPGRVMVEDKKIAWPAQLSLGPDGMGNSLDHIRTIMGESMEALIHHFKLVTEGFHVPAGQAYVAVESPKGELGVHVVSDGGTRPYRVHFRDPSFTNLQSMAAMCEGGQVADVIVAVAGIDPVMGGVDR